A portion of the Canis lupus familiaris isolate Mischka breed German Shepherd unplaced genomic scaffold, alternate assembly UU_Cfam_GSD_1.0 chrUn_S1773H1970, whole genome shotgun sequence genome contains these proteins:
- the LOC119878646 gene encoding 40S ribosomal protein S29-like, translating to MGHQQLYWSHPSKFGQGSRSRRVCSNRHGLIRKYGLNMCRQCFRQDAKDLGFIKLD from the coding sequence ATGGGTCACCAGCAGCTCTACTGGAGCCACCCAAGCAAGTTTGGCCAGGGCTCTCGTTCTCGCCGCGTCTGTTCAAACCGGCATGGTCTGATCCGGAAATACGGCCTCAACATGTGCCGCCAGTGTTTCCGTCAGGACGCCAAGGATCTAGGCTTCATTAAGTTGGATTAA